The region ACTTTTTTTAAGGCGTCTGGCGTGTGTGCATAATCTATAATTGCTGTAATTCCGTCTTCAGAAACAATATATTGAAAACGACCACTAACACTTTCTAACTGACTTACAATTGTTAAAATTTCTAACTTTTCTAAACCTAATAATTCAGCAGTAGCAATAATTGCCGTTAAATTATAAATATTGAAAACACCAATTAATTTGGTCCAAACCTCAATACCATCAAAAGAAATTAAAGTTCCTGAAAGTTGCTTTTCTAAGATGCGAGCTTTGTAATCTGCTATTGTTTTTAAAGCATATGTTTTTTTACTTGCCTTGGTGTTCTGCAACATAAAGTTGCCGTTTTTATCATCTATATTTGTCAATGCAAAAGCTGTTTTTGGCAAAGCGTCAAAAAATGATTTTTTTACATTTCTGTATTCGGCAAACGTATCATGATAATCTAAATGATCATGCGAAAGATTGGTAAAAATTCCGCCAGCAAACGTTAAACCTGCTGTTCTTTTTTGATGAATTCCATGAGAACTCACTTCCATAAAACAATATTCTACGCCCGCCTCTAACATCAAATCTAAAAACTTATTAATGCTTATTGAATCTGGAGTTGTATGTGTTGCTTTGTATTCAGTTTTATCAACCAAAATTTTAACCGTAGACAACAACCCAACTTTATACCCTGCTTTGTAAAATAGCTGATACAATAGTGATGCAATCGTGGTTTTTCCGTTGGTACCGGTAACCCCTACAACCGGGAATTTTGTTGAAGGATTTTCATAAAAATTAGCAGCCATAATTGCCAAAGCTATATTAGCATCTTCAACTTGAACATAGGTAACACCTTCTTTTTTATCTAAAGGAAGATCTTCACAAATAACAGCAATTGCCCCTAGAGAAATTGCTTTATCGATGTATAAATGACCATTGACGGTAACACCCTTTTGAGCTACAAAAATATCTTTATTTCCAACTTTTCTAGAATCGAAAACAAGCTGATGTATCTCCATATTTGTGTTACCAAAAACTTGTTGGATAGAAACCTTATATAATATGTCTTTTAAATTTTTCAGCTTATGATAATTTTAAAATAATAGTTGCCCCTTTTTCTAATTTTTCTCCTCTTTTTATCGATTGATTTTGTACTTTACCAACTCCTGAAACCTCTACTTTTAAACCAATATTTTCTAACAAAGAAACTGCATCCATACCCGCCATACCTTGTACATTGGGCACTTTTGCATATTCATTATTAACGATCTTATTATAATGACTATACTGATTTTCTATCGATGTAAATTCAATTTTATCATCTACCGATTGATTATCAACAGGAGTCGTGGTATATATTTTTTGCGCTATTTCTTTAAAAATTGGCGCCGCAACGGTTGCACCATAATATCCTTTACTTTTATCTGGATCATGTACAACTACAATACAAGAATATTTTGGGGTATCTGCCGGGAAAAAACCAGCAAAAGAAGCTACATAATGCTTATTAGAGTAATAACCGCCTTCCCATTCGCCACTTTTATTTTTTGTTCTAGGAATGTATTTTTTAGCAGTTCCGGTTTTACCTGCCATCGAAAAGTTAGAGGAATAGATATTACTTGCGGTTCCTTTAATCACAACATTTTCCATTATCTTTCTAATCTTTTTTAAAGTTTCTTGCGATGCAATTCTTGGATTTACAACTTCTGTTTCAAAAATTTTCTCAGTTTTATCTTGTCTTCTTAACTCTTTTACAAAATGAGGCTTTACCATAACTCCATTATTCGCAACTGCGTTATAGAACATTAAAGTTTGCATAGGAGTTACAGAAATCCCATATCCCCAAGACATCCATTCTAAAGAAATTTTACTCCAACTTTTATCTGTTGGTTTTGGCACATAAGGTTTTCCTTCTCCTTTAATCTGAAAACCAATAGGTTTTGCAAATCCGTATTTTTCTATTTTACGAATAAATTTTTCTGGTTGATGGTCATAATGTTTTCGAATTAACTTTACAATACCAACATTTGATGAAACTTCAAAAACTCTCGCTGCCGAAATCTTTCCATACCCACCTTTTCGAGAATCTTCTACTTTTCTATTATTTATATATATTTTTCCTTTTTCGGTATCTACCACAGTAGAAGTATCAATTAGTTTATCGTCTAAAATTGCCATTAAACTAGCTAACTTAAAAGTAGAACCTGGTTCATGACTTTCCCAAACGGCATAATTTCTTTTCTCAAAATATTTTCCTGTAGATGTTCTTCCTAAATTAGAAATTGCTTTAATTTCTCCAGTTGCCGTCTCCATCACCACTGCACAGCCATGATCTGCTTCAAAGTATTCTAGCTGACGCAATAAAGCGTGATGTGTAATATCTTGAATATTTACATCGATTGTAGTGATAACATCATGACCATCAATAGGTTCTTTTTCATTGACATCAGAAATTGGTTTCCATTGATTTTTTGCAATTTTCTGTTTCCATCGCAAACCATTTTCGCCTTGCATAAAATCTGCAAAAGCACCTTCTATTCCTGCCTCTCCTCTAAAATCATCATAACCAATAGTACGCTCTGCAATTTTACCAATTGGATGTGCACGCACCGTTTTATGTTCTGCAATAAAACCACCTTGATACACACCTCTATTAAAAATTGGGAATTTTTTCATTTTTAGATAATCATTGTAGCCCACATTTCTGGCAATTAACAAATACCTATTTTTATGTTTTTTAGCAGATCTTAATTTATTTTGATAGTAGCTCGTAGAATTACCAAACATAGCCGATAACTCTTTAGACAAACCTGCTATATTTTTTTCAAAAACAGCACTATTTACTGCAACAGCATCCATTCTTATGGTGTATTTAGACATTGAAGTTGCCAATAAATTACCATCCGCAGCATATACATTTCCTTTATTTGAACGAATTGTATCTTGCTTAATCGTTAATTCTGTAGAAAGTTTCTTATATTTTTCTCCTTGAGCATACTGAATATGGACAACTTTAATAATAATAGCCACCAAAAAACAAGACATAAAAGCCCCTACAATGTAGAATTTGGTCAAAATGCTTTTTTTGTG is a window of Polaribacter litorisediminis DNA encoding:
- a CDS encoding UDP-N-acetylmuramoyl-L-alanyl-D-glutamate--2,6-diaminopimelate ligase produces the protein MKNLKDILYKVSIQQVFGNTNMEIHQLVFDSRKVGNKDIFVAQKGVTVNGHLYIDKAISLGAIAVICEDLPLDKKEGVTYVQVEDANIALAIMAANFYENPSTKFPVVGVTGTNGKTTIASLLYQLFYKAGYKVGLLSTVKILVDKTEYKATHTTPDSISINKFLDLMLEAGVEYCFMEVSSHGIHQKRTAGLTFAGGIFTNLSHDHLDYHDTFAEYRNVKKSFFDALPKTAFALTNIDDKNGNFMLQNTKASKKTYALKTIADYKARILEKQLSGTLISFDGIEVWTKLIGVFNIYNLTAIIATAELLGLEKLEILTIVSQLESVSGRFQYIVSEDGITAIIDYAHTPDALKKVLETVNDIRTGNETVITVVGCGGDRDATKRPKMAHIASQLSNQAIFTSDNPRSENPQAILEEMEVGVSSENYRKTLSILDRRQAIKTAYKLSKSGDIILIAGKGHENYQEIDGVRSHFDDLEEIKHCFNQLKKK
- a CDS encoding penicillin-binding protein, which gives rise to MSCFLVAIIIKVVHIQYAQGEKYKKLSTELTIKQDTIRSNKGNVYAADGNLLATSMSKYTIRMDAVAVNSAVFEKNIAGLSKELSAMFGNSTSYYQNKLRSAKKHKNRYLLIARNVGYNDYLKMKKFPIFNRGVYQGGFIAEHKTVRAHPIGKIAERTIGYDDFRGEAGIEGAFADFMQGENGLRWKQKIAKNQWKPISDVNEKEPIDGHDVITTIDVNIQDITHHALLRQLEYFEADHGCAVVMETATGEIKAISNLGRTSTGKYFEKRNYAVWESHEPGSTFKLASLMAILDDKLIDTSTVVDTEKGKIYINNRKVEDSRKGGYGKISAARVFEVSSNVGIVKLIRKHYDHQPEKFIRKIEKYGFAKPIGFQIKGEGKPYVPKPTDKSWSKISLEWMSWGYGISVTPMQTLMFYNAVANNGVMVKPHFVKELRRQDKTEKIFETEVVNPRIASQETLKKIRKIMENVVIKGTASNIYSSNFSMAGKTGTAKKYIPRTKNKSGEWEGGYYSNKHYVASFAGFFPADTPKYSCIVVVHDPDKSKGYYGATVAAPIFKEIAQKIYTTTPVDNQSVDDKIEFTSIENQYSHYNKIVNNEYAKVPNVQGMAGMDAVSLLENIGLKVEVSGVGKVQNQSIKRGEKLEKGATIILKLS